The candidate division TA06 bacterium genome has a segment encoding these proteins:
- a CDS encoding FMN-binding glutamate synthase family protein, translating to MNGTVLQPEFLVRIDEDRCDQCKRCLEYCGFGTFSFANDKILPNHSKCVACHRCVTFCPELAITVVENPLSFRNHANWTPRHIRDVFKQSETGGMLLTGMGNDLPYRILFDHLVLDACQVTNPSIDPLREPMELRTYLGRKPDVLEIKRNEQGTDLLKTNIEKNIKIELPIVFAPMSYGSISFNTMKAICMSAAKLNTLMYTGEGGLPRDLYPYGDHIILQCASGRFGVSPEYLNVGIGTQIKIGQGAKPGIGGHLPGEKIPENISQTRMIPVGTDALSPAPQHDIYSIEDLRMLIYALKEATGYKPVCVKIAAVHNVAAIASGIVRAGADLVYLDGFRGGTGAAPNIVRDHVGIPIEVAIAVVDERLREEGIRNKASIVAAGSIRCAADVCKAIALGADACAIGTAALIALGCHVCQKCYTGNCSWGIATQKPELVGRLDPEWGAERICNLLEAWATEIKEVLGALGINAVESLRGNKERLRGIGLDRTILEVLGVKPAGIGMGDYYENRG from the coding sequence TTGAACGGCACAGTCCTACAGCCCGAATTCCTCGTTAGGATAGATGAAGACAGATGTGACCAGTGCAAAAGATGTCTGGAATACTGCGGGTTTGGCACGTTTTCTTTTGCTAATGACAAGATACTTCCCAATCACTCCAAATGCGTCGCCTGCCACCGGTGCGTCACCTTCTGTCCCGAATTGGCCATAACTGTGGTAGAAAATCCCCTGAGCTTCAGGAACCATGCCAACTGGACACCCAGACACATAAGAGATGTGTTCAAACAGTCTGAGACGGGAGGAATGTTGTTGACCGGTATGGGTAACGACCTCCCATACAGGATACTTTTTGACCACCTTGTTCTTGACGCATGCCAGGTGACGAACCCCTCAATAGACCCCCTCAGGGAGCCAATGGAACTGAGAACCTATTTAGGAAGAAAACCGGATGTTCTGGAAATAAAAAGGAACGAGCAAGGTACTGATCTTCTCAAGACCAATATCGAGAAGAACATCAAGATAGAATTGCCCATTGTATTCGCTCCTATGTCCTACGGCTCAATAAGTTTCAATACAATGAAGGCAATATGCATGTCAGCAGCCAAGTTGAATACCCTGATGTACACCGGAGAGGGAGGTCTGCCGAGGGATCTCTATCCTTACGGCGATCACATAATACTCCAGTGCGCTTCCGGACGCTTCGGCGTCTCACCCGAGTACCTGAATGTGGGAATAGGAACGCAGATCAAAATAGGACAGGGAGCGAAACCCGGGATCGGTGGTCACCTTCCCGGGGAGAAAATACCTGAGAATATATCACAGACGAGAATGATACCCGTGGGAACAGATGCCCTCTCCCCTGCTCCCCAGCACGACATCTACTCCATTGAGGACTTGCGCATGCTCATCTATGCCCTCAAAGAGGCGACTGGATATAAACCTGTCTGTGTCAAGATTGCCGCAGTTCATAACGTAGCCGCAATAGCATCCGGCATAGTGAGAGCGGGTGCGGACCTCGTGTATCTTGATGGGTTCAGAGGCGGAACTGGGGCTGCACCAAACATTGTGCGTGACCACGTGGGCATACCAATAGAGGTCGCTATTGCAGTGGTTGACGAAAGGCTGAGAGAGGAAGGGATAAGAAACAAGGCCTCAATTGTGGCCGCGGGGAGCATAAGGTGCGCAGCAGATGTATGCAAAGCGATTGCCCTCGGAGCAGATGCCTGTGCCATTGGTACTGCAGCTCTGATCGCATTGGGTTGCCATGTCTGTCAAAAGTGTTATACTGGAAACTGCTCCTGGGGAATAGCTACACAGAAACCAGAGCTTGTCGGGAGGCTCGATCCGGAGTGGGGTGCAGAAAGGATATGTAATCTTCTTGAGGCGTGGGCCACAGAGATAAAAGAGGTTCTGGGTGCGTTGGGAATAAATGCGGTGGAATCCCTCAGGGGGAACAAAGAGAGGCTGAGAGGCATTGGCCTCGACCGCACTATCCTCGAGGTGTTGGGCGTAAAACCCGCAGGCATAGGCATGGGTGATTACTATGAGAATAGAGGCTAG
- the tatC gene encoding twin-arginine translocase subunit TatC: MPLLQHLDELRGRIIKCGIAVIVCSIAGWVLGPLVLQLLSKPVGMLYFFGPTEALIVRMKLALAIGVGMASPVVIYQIWAFVVPALTRTEKGYTVPTVIFSTILFLGGVAFAYFVVMPVGLKVLLSFGGPALKDMIGVQKYFTFVIWLLVACGIVFEMPVIIFFLTKLGLLTHGTLIRRWREAILGIFVASAVVTPSVDVVSQLFLSVPLMLLYVISILVSFTARRRTKSSDSESDEPEKEPGE; encoded by the coding sequence ATGCCTCTCCTGCAGCATCTGGATGAACTGAGGGGCCGCATAATAAAATGCGGAATTGCAGTAATCGTCTGTTCCATTGCGGGATGGGTTCTTGGACCCCTCGTGCTTCAACTCCTTTCCAAGCCTGTGGGTATGCTCTACTTCTTCGGCCCCACTGAGGCGCTCATCGTAAGAATGAAGCTTGCGCTGGCCATCGGTGTTGGAATGGCTTCTCCTGTAGTCATCTATCAAATCTGGGCTTTTGTGGTTCCTGCTCTAACCAGGACCGAAAAGGGATACACCGTACCCACTGTCATATTCTCTACAATTCTCTTTCTCGGTGGCGTAGCGTTCGCCTACTTCGTAGTCATGCCGGTTGGCCTGAAGGTCCTTCTCTCTTTTGGTGGGCCAGCGCTGAAAGACATGATAGGAGTCCAGAAGTACTTCACATTCGTCATATGGCTTCTGGTTGCATGCGGCATAGTGTTTGAGATGCCCGTAATCATATTTTTTCTCACCAAACTGGGGCTACTCACCCATGGAACACTCATAAGGAGGTGGCGGGAGGCGATCCTTGGCATCTTTGTTGCCTCCGCTGTGGTAACCCCTTCTGTCGACGTTGTCAGTCAACTCTTCCTCTCCGTACCTTTGATGCTTCTCTACGTCATCAGCATTCTGGTCTCATTCACTGCAAGAAGGAGAACAAAATCTTCAGACAGTGAAAGTGATGAGCCAGAAAAGGAACCCGGCGAGTAG
- a CDS encoding signal recognition particle protein, giving the protein MFENLTGALETIFRKLRGYGRLSEKQVKESAREIRRALLEADVNYKVAKDFIKRVEEKALGETVLKSLTPGEQVMKIVYEEMVNLLGKKRKELKFGPAPSFIMLVGLQGSGKTTTAVKLADRLKKKGRNPLLVGCDVKRPAAIEQLKSMAKSAKVDFFQSQEETPVAICTSAHKFALTSSHDTVILDTAGRLHIDEPMMGELKDIKKAVSPSETILVADGMMGADAVNVAKEFSSKLGIDSVVLTKMDGDARGGAALSIRSATGVGLSFVGVGERFQDIEEFHPERFASRILGAGDLESLLEKAHAAISEEEAKELEKRLTEGFTLDDFLASLSQIKKMGSLEQILEMVPGFSHMKTLPVDEKAIGRAEAIINSMTKEERNSPKLLNGSRRRRIAMGAGVRVEDVNTLLKQVDAFRKMVKELPKGKRPFPF; this is encoded by the coding sequence ATGTTCGAAAATCTCACTGGAGCGCTAGAAACGATATTCAGAAAGCTACGAGGATACGGAAGGCTTTCTGAGAAACAGGTGAAAGAGTCAGCCAGGGAGATAAGGAGAGCTCTTCTCGAAGCCGATGTCAACTATAAGGTGGCAAAAGACTTCATAAAGAGAGTAGAGGAGAAAGCTCTTGGAGAAACTGTCCTGAAGAGCCTTACGCCAGGTGAACAGGTGATGAAGATCGTGTACGAAGAGATGGTCAACCTTCTGGGAAAGAAGAGGAAGGAGCTGAAGTTCGGACCCGCCCCATCCTTCATAATGCTGGTTGGCCTTCAAGGGTCGGGAAAGACTACCACCGCAGTGAAGCTCGCAGACAGACTCAAGAAGAAAGGGAGGAATCCACTGCTGGTGGGCTGCGATGTGAAGAGGCCTGCTGCGATAGAGCAATTGAAGTCTATGGCCAAATCTGCGAAGGTTGATTTCTTCCAATCACAGGAAGAAACACCTGTGGCCATTTGCACCTCTGCCCACAAATTTGCCCTCACATCTTCCCATGACACAGTCATACTTGACACTGCCGGGCGGCTTCACATAGACGAACCCATGATGGGAGAACTGAAGGACATAAAAAAGGCGGTCTCTCCGAGCGAGACGATTCTCGTGGCAGATGGGATGATGGGAGCCGATGCGGTAAACGTCGCTAAAGAGTTCTCTTCAAAACTTGGGATTGACAGCGTGGTCCTGACCAAGATGGACGGCGACGCCAGAGGAGGTGCTGCCTTGTCCATAAGGTCTGCCACAGGGGTAGGGTTGAGTTTCGTGGGGGTTGGTGAAAGGTTTCAGGATATTGAAGAATTCCACCCGGAAAGGTTCGCATCAAGGATACTTGGCGCAGGTGACTTAGAATCTCTCTTGGAAAAGGCCCACGCTGCAATAAGCGAGGAAGAAGCAAAGGAACTCGAGAAGAGACTGACAGAAGGGTTCACTCTGGACGATTTTCTTGCCAGCCTAAGTCAAATCAAGAAAATGGGATCCCTCGAACAGATTCTTGAGATGGTCCCAGGCTTCTCCCACATGAAGACACTACCAGTGGACGAAAAGGCCATAGGTAGAGCTGAGGCGATCATTAACTCCATGACCAAAGAGGAGAGAAACAGCCCAAAGCTGTTGAACGGCAGCAGAAGAAGAAGGATAGCAATGGGAGCTGGTGTGCGCGTGGAGGATGTAAACACGCTCCTGAAGCAGGTTGACGCCTTCAGAAAGATGGTGAAGGAACTTCCCAAGGGCAAGCGTCCATTTCCATTTTAG
- a CDS encoding PAS domain S-box protein — MPTKKRKTRRRSLSAADAIEKQRTELVRKIANLFPKSRWTRKEARRVSDELLQSFSDFLRTGRVSHLKDMAMVQLKNAGRKGTPLRSGLAFLSSVIKEITGVLVRSPHLDQRALEVGVARTIQAFDYLNNLALDSQLRQTSATEELVRRISFHEGILQNPSVAIFAAEAKGKIVLWSKGAENMSGISRKKAIGERLPGVLALKDSETAPISEDALSKAFSKLAKKSSTSYKKRQLAVTGSVSRITDDAGHFLGTAAIAFDMTETRRAKKRAEELAQVIENCNDAIIRADADGKIVYFNKGAEKLTGLSRKEAVGQLMDNMTKGRSDVDAAAIRRILKKRGAWTGEVTGVRKDGSEFNALLSLTAQYSDDGSYCGALGVAADITELRQAEQKVKESQAIFKTIIDTIDDPVVMTDKQGRLVLVNKACEKLSGYSRREILTKGYPYATLSPSERKDVEAYRRKVIDSHGSRKLQRTMPTKKGERKEVEWKSTALRDKQGNTFGIVSVGRDMTERIKAENELRLLLDLSASLGKTLELGEILSEALERTMKAFGADAGLTASLDKNTGYLHLLAHRGMETELVARLNKRKLGESLTARVISTGKPVVVEDLRKLKGKFPPYPETLRAGYLSFMSLPLLFKGTVFGVFEMASRQLKQFKKSDLDLGMSLAGIVSSALLKAMLHREIATRQNELVELSKKLTSAEEDERKRISAELHDSTGQLLATAKMKLELITEQVAQSQPETGEVLEETVALLSRTLDEVRNISHGLHPSLLDELGFVSAVRWLARKTSQLSGIDVRLRVKGFKKRLPASIETPLFRIAQEALNNLARHSRASKATVALSVSDSNVKMAIRDDGIGFDLAKEYKNPAGLGLRTLRQRVRWLGGEFKLESGPGKGTSLEVQIPLEEPNEKG; from the coding sequence ATGCCTACTAAGAAAAGGAAAACCAGACGAAGAAGTTTGTCTGCGGCGGACGCCATAGAAAAACAGAGAACGGAACTCGTCCGAAAGATAGCCAACCTATTCCCCAAAAGCAGATGGACACGTAAGGAAGCCCGACGTGTAAGCGACGAACTTCTTCAATCCTTCTCAGATTTCCTCAGGACCGGCAGGGTGAGCCATCTGAAAGACATGGCCATGGTTCAACTCAAGAATGCCGGCAGGAAAGGCACGCCCCTCAGGTCTGGTCTTGCTTTTCTTAGCTCAGTGATAAAAGAGATCACGGGTGTCCTGGTGAGGTCTCCGCACCTTGACCAGAGAGCCCTCGAAGTCGGAGTTGCAAGAACGATTCAGGCCTTTGACTATCTCAACAACCTGGCGCTGGATTCGCAGTTGAGACAGACCTCCGCAACTGAAGAACTTGTGCGTAGAATATCGTTTCATGAAGGTATCCTTCAAAACCCGAGTGTCGCTATCTTCGCTGCGGAGGCCAAGGGAAAGATAGTGCTCTGGAGCAAGGGTGCTGAAAACATGAGCGGAATCAGCAGAAAAAAAGCCATCGGCGAAAGACTTCCTGGTGTTCTGGCACTGAAGGACTCTGAAACCGCTCCCATTTCAGAGGATGCCCTGTCCAAGGCATTTTCAAAGCTGGCCAAGAAAAGCAGCACGAGTTACAAAAAGAGGCAGCTTGCGGTCACAGGATCGGTATCGAGAATTACAGATGACGCAGGCCACTTCCTCGGAACAGCAGCCATTGCTTTTGACATGACAGAAACGAGGAGAGCAAAAAAAAGGGCAGAAGAACTCGCGCAGGTCATCGAAAACTGCAACGATGCCATCATCCGTGCCGATGCAGATGGAAAGATAGTCTACTTCAACAAGGGAGCGGAGAAGCTCACAGGCTTATCGAGGAAAGAAGCAGTGGGTCAACTTATGGACAACATGACCAAGGGGCGATCGGATGTTGATGCCGCAGCAATCAGACGGATTCTCAAGAAGCGTGGGGCATGGACGGGAGAGGTGACTGGCGTGAGGAAAGATGGATCGGAATTCAACGCTCTACTCTCTTTGACCGCGCAGTATTCAGATGACGGCAGCTACTGTGGTGCCCTTGGTGTGGCAGCCGATATCACAGAATTGAGACAGGCCGAACAGAAGGTCAAAGAGTCGCAGGCAATCTTCAAGACTATCATAGACACAATAGACGACCCGGTGGTCATGACCGACAAGCAGGGGCGGTTGGTTTTAGTCAACAAGGCATGCGAAAAACTGAGCGGGTACTCTCGAAGAGAGATTCTGACCAAAGGTTATCCCTACGCCACGTTATCGCCCAGTGAGAGGAAGGACGTCGAGGCATATCGAAGGAAGGTGATCGACTCCCACGGCTCACGCAAGTTGCAGCGAACTATGCCAACCAAGAAGGGCGAAAGGAAGGAGGTGGAGTGGAAGAGTACTGCCCTGAGAGATAAACAGGGAAACACATTCGGAATCGTCAGTGTCGGCAGAGACATGACAGAGAGAATCAAGGCGGAGAATGAGCTTAGACTTCTTCTTGACCTGAGCGCCTCGCTGGGGAAGACCCTCGAACTTGGGGAAATCCTCTCCGAAGCACTCGAAAGAACGATGAAAGCCTTTGGCGCAGACGCAGGTTTGACAGCCAGCTTGGACAAGAATACGGGCTATCTCCACCTGTTGGCCCACAGGGGGATGGAAACTGAACTGGTTGCCAGGTTGAATAAACGGAAACTGGGGGAGAGCCTGACTGCCAGGGTAATAAGCACTGGCAAGCCAGTTGTAGTAGAAGACCTCAGGAAACTGAAAGGGAAATTTCCCCCTTATCCTGAGACACTCCGTGCCGGCTATCTGTCTTTCATGAGCCTTCCGCTCCTATTCAAGGGCACAGTCTTCGGTGTATTTGAAATGGCTTCCAGGCAGCTAAAGCAGTTCAAGAAATCTGACCTCGACCTCGGAATGTCCTTAGCCGGAATTGTCAGTTCTGCACTGCTCAAAGCCATGTTGCATCGCGAGATCGCCACAAGACAGAATGAACTTGTCGAACTTTCTAAGAAACTCACGTCTGCTGAGGAGGATGAGAGAAAAAGAATATCGGCTGAACTGCATGACAGCACAGGACAGCTTCTGGCTACCGCAAAGATGAAACTCGAACTGATCACCGAACAGGTTGCCCAATCACAACCTGAGACAGGCGAGGTCCTTGAAGAGACCGTTGCACTCCTGTCGCGTACACTGGATGAGGTTCGAAATATCTCTCATGGACTGCACCCATCCTTACTCGACGAGTTGGGCTTTGTGAGTGCAGTAAGGTGGCTTGCCCGTAAGACCAGCCAACTGTCGGGTATCGATGTCAGGCTTAGGGTGAAAGGCTTTAAGAAGAGGCTTCCGGCCTCTATCGAGACCCCACTCTTTAGAATTGCGCAAGAGGCACTCAATAATCTTGCACGCCACTCACGGGCATCCAAAGCAACGGTAGCTCTTTCTGTGTCAGATTCCAATGTCAAGATGGCCATTAGAGATGACGGAATCGGCTTCGATCTTGCAAAGGAATATAAGAACCCGGCAGGACTGGGGCTCCGAACGCTCAGACAGAGAGTACGATGGTTGGGAGGAGAATTCAAACTCGAATCGGGCCCTGGCAAAGGAACCTCCCTTGAGGTTCAAATTCCACTGGAGGAACCAAATGAAAAAGGTTAG
- the rsxA gene encoding electron transport complex subunit RsxA translates to MELFIIFVGAALVNNFVLARFLGICPFLGVSKRLETAFGMGMSVIFVMTLASVGTNIVYTFVLVPLGLEFLQLIAFILIIASLVQLVETVLQKAVPTLYKGLGIYLPLITTNCAILGLALLNVLKSYDLLRAIIFGLGAGLGFTLALLLMAGIRQRLVFADVPRCLKGVPIALIVAGLLSLAFFGFSGLVKM, encoded by the coding sequence ATGGAGCTTTTCATCATATTCGTTGGAGCAGCTCTTGTAAACAACTTCGTACTGGCTAGATTCCTTGGTATCTGCCCCTTCCTTGGTGTCTCCAAGAGATTGGAGACTGCTTTCGGCATGGGCATGTCGGTCATCTTTGTAATGACTCTTGCTTCAGTGGGAACCAACATTGTCTACACCTTTGTGCTGGTACCGCTCGGTCTGGAGTTTCTTCAACTTATCGCCTTCATACTCATCATCGCATCTTTAGTGCAGCTTGTGGAGACCGTTCTCCAGAAAGCCGTTCCAACCCTGTATAAGGGCTTAGGGATATACCTGCCGCTCATAACCACAAACTGTGCCATACTCGGATTGGCACTCTTGAACGTCTTAAAGAGTTATGATCTCTTAAGAGCGATCATATTCGGACTGGGTGCTGGTCTGGGGTTCACTCTCGCCCTCCTCCTGATGGCAGGGATAAGACAGCGACTCGTCTTCGCAGACGTACCCAGGTGCTTAAAGGGCGTCCCCATAGCTCTTATCGTCGCCGGCCTACTTTCCCTTGCCTTTTTCGGGTTCTCCGGCCTTGTCAAAATGTAA
- a CDS encoding RnfABCDGE type electron transport complex subunit G: MDISLVKLIATLSITCLVAAIALGSVYMVTKEPIAEQKRLELLRALQTTLPQYDNDPATTAKSLSLTLDNGKTEEFTFYYAKMGQDITGVAFVVVAVGFQSFIHVMLGTSLDSEISGIEVLEHAETPGLGALIEKDSFKTQFRGKSLGNSKLMAGNLAVVNDGGDIQAITGATISPRAITIAVSRGLKILEEHRSEILAGAE, from the coding sequence ATGGATATTTCACTGGTCAAACTGATCGCCACTCTGTCCATTACATGTCTGGTCGCTGCGATCGCCCTCGGTTCAGTCTACATGGTGACAAAGGAACCCATAGCAGAACAGAAAAGGCTCGAGCTTTTGAGAGCTCTGCAAACAACTCTGCCTCAGTATGATAACGACCCGGCTACCACCGCCAAAAGTCTAAGCCTTACCCTGGACAATGGTAAGACCGAGGAGTTTACATTTTACTACGCTAAGATGGGCCAGGACATAACGGGTGTCGCCTTCGTCGTAGTCGCCGTGGGATTCCAGAGCTTCATTCATGTGATGCTTGGCACAAGTTTGGACTCCGAGATATCCGGGATAGAAGTTCTGGAACATGCCGAGACACCAGGGCTGGGGGCACTGATAGAAAAAGATTCATTCAAGACGCAGTTCAGGGGTAAGTCCCTGGGAAATTCCAAGCTGATGGCCGGAAACCTTGCCGTAGTCAACGATGGGGGCGACATACAGGCCATAACCGGAGCCACCATATCCCCCAGAGCGATCACAATAGCAGTGAGTCGAGGCCTGAAGATTCTTGAAGAACACAGGAGCGAGATCCTGGCAGGAGCGGAATGA
- a CDS encoding electron transport complex subunit E, which yields MSLWKEFTKGFVKENPLFRLVLGLCPTLAVTTAAMNGVAMGLATTFVLVGSNLVISSIRKVIPRKVRIPVFIVVIASFVTMIDLGMAGFFHPIHKVLGLFVPLIVVNCIILGRAEAFASRNSVLKSFVDGLGMGLGFTISLVALGAIRELLGVGTIFGFQILPSSYEVAIIMLLPPGAFIALGLMLGVMNKLTKQEES from the coding sequence ATGAGCCTGTGGAAGGAATTCACAAAAGGATTTGTCAAGGAAAACCCGCTCTTCCGACTAGTCCTGGGCCTCTGCCCTACGCTGGCAGTGACTACGGCAGCCATGAATGGCGTGGCCATGGGACTTGCCACCACATTTGTCTTAGTCGGTTCAAACTTGGTCATATCATCAATAAGAAAGGTGATTCCCAGGAAAGTCAGAATTCCTGTCTTCATCGTGGTTATCGCAAGCTTCGTGACTATGATTGATCTGGGCATGGCTGGCTTCTTTCATCCTATCCATAAGGTTCTCGGCCTGTTCGTGCCACTCATCGTGGTTAACTGCATCATACTGGGCAGGGCTGAAGCTTTCGCATCCAGAAACAGTGTTCTCAAGTCCTTCGTGGATGGACTGGGAATGGGCTTGGGATTCACCATCTCTCTTGTTGCCCTGGGTGCTATCAGGGAGCTTCTCGGCGTGGGCACAATATTCGGATTCCAGATTCTTCCTTCATCGTATGAGGTCGCAATAATCATGCTTCTCCCGCCCGGCGCATTTATCGCTTTGGGGTTGATGCTGGGCGTAATGAACAAACTGACGAAGCAGGAGGAAAGCTAG
- a CDS encoding RnfABCDGE type electron transport complex subunit D, whose amino-acid sequence MNKETEKSTSTVEAAPKLLLSVSPHIRSQTDVQVVMYWVVVALVPAMIWSVYVFGIRTLWLTLTSILTAVLVEALFQKVRGRPITVYDGSAIITGILLAYNVPPGVPYWLVVVGSASAIGVKQIFGGLGYNIWNPALLGRAVIMASWPVHMTTKWLAPKFGTLSGIDAVSSATPLSVLKEAHRVFADPTSLPQQIAQVKLGVSQLYSSQGLANLFWGNVGGCIGEVSVALLLLGAILLFAKKIIDWRIPITYVGTVAVLGWIFGGAKGFFTGNVLFQVMAGGLILGAFYMATDMVTSPVTRRGRLFFGVGCGIITVIIRAFGGYPEGVSYSILLMNATTPLIDHWTSPKKFGSAKQRN is encoded by the coding sequence ATGAACAAAGAGACTGAAAAATCAACCAGCACCGTGGAAGCGGCCCCAAAACTTCTTCTGTCCGTTTCCCCACACATAAGAAGCCAGACGGACGTGCAGGTGGTGATGTACTGGGTGGTTGTGGCGCTTGTCCCGGCGATGATCTGGTCAGTTTATGTCTTTGGGATCAGGACACTCTGGCTTACGCTCACCAGCATTCTTACAGCCGTCCTGGTTGAGGCTCTCTTTCAGAAAGTGCGGGGAAGGCCAATAACCGTATACGATGGCAGTGCAATAATCACCGGAATACTGCTGGCCTACAATGTGCCTCCGGGGGTCCCCTACTGGCTTGTGGTGGTCGGATCGGCCAGCGCCATAGGCGTAAAACAGATCTTTGGTGGATTGGGATACAACATCTGGAACCCCGCGCTTCTGGGCAGAGCCGTCATCATGGCATCATGGCCAGTTCACATGACCACAAAGTGGCTGGCGCCGAAATTTGGAACGCTTTCAGGCATTGACGCGGTGAGTTCCGCAACCCCTTTGAGTGTGCTCAAGGAGGCGCACAGGGTTTTTGCAGATCCCACCTCACTTCCTCAGCAGATTGCCCAGGTGAAACTTGGCGTTTCCCAACTGTACAGCTCTCAGGGCTTGGCAAACCTGTTCTGGGGAAACGTAGGAGGGTGCATTGGTGAAGTATCAGTTGCTCTCCTTCTGCTTGGTGCTATCTTACTCTTTGCGAAGAAGATTATCGACTGGAGAATTCCCATTACCTATGTTGGAACAGTGGCTGTACTTGGATGGATATTCGGAGGAGCAAAAGGTTTTTTCACCGGGAATGTTCTTTTTCAGGTGATGGCCGGAGGGTTGATCCTGGGTGCATTCTACATGGCAACAGATATGGTAACCTCTCCCGTAACTCGGAGGGGGCGTCTCTTTTTTGGCGTCGGATGCGGGATCATCACAGTGATCATAAGAGCATTTGGTGGATACCCTGAGGGTGTCTCCTATTCGATACTCTTGATGAACGCGACCACTCCGCTCATCGACCACTGGACCTCGCCCAAAAAGTTCGGATCTGCAAAGCAGAGGAATTAG
- the rsxC gene encoding electron transport complex subunit RsxC: MRKRTFSGGTHPPECKYTENKKIEVLPPPDLVTIPLHQHTGAPSEPLVKKGDPVKVGTKIGEARGFISATIHSSISGKVKEVGECIHPVTGAYAQAVIIEGDGEDAWDESVKSTDSYRDHEPQQLVEMVKEAGIVGLGGAAFPTHVKLSPPKEKPIDTCILNGAECEPYLTSDHRLMLERTKDIVEGGKLILKALGCKRGFIGIEANKPDAVSAFESIPKSENPFEVAPLEVKYPQGQEHYIIDAIVHREIPSGGLPMDIGVLVQNVGTALAIFEAIRFGRPLIQRVVTVTGSAIGEPKNVLARIGTPFSTLFEACGGLKTVPRKIIMGGPMMGIAVFTDQVPVVKGTSGIVVLDEKDAKQFVEEPCIRCARCVDACPMKLLPTTIGDFARLGMLEDAERTGIMDCKECGTCSYVCPSRRNLVHYMKSGKARIFEERRKKKSA; the protein is encoded by the coding sequence ATGCGGAAGCGGACATTCAGTGGAGGCACCCACCCTCCAGAATGTAAGTATACGGAAAACAAGAAGATAGAAGTGCTCCCTCCGCCAGATCTGGTTACCATACCTCTCCATCAGCACACCGGAGCCCCTTCAGAACCGTTGGTCAAAAAGGGCGATCCTGTCAAGGTGGGAACCAAGATTGGTGAGGCGAGGGGGTTCATTTCAGCAACTATCCACTCTTCAATATCCGGGAAAGTCAAGGAGGTGGGCGAATGCATCCACCCCGTCACCGGTGCCTATGCACAAGCAGTGATCATAGAAGGAGATGGCGAGGACGCCTGGGATGAGTCGGTGAAATCCACGGACAGCTACCGCGACCATGAACCTCAACAGCTCGTTGAAATGGTGAAAGAGGCGGGAATAGTCGGGCTCGGAGGAGCGGCGTTTCCCACCCATGTTAAACTTTCACCACCCAAGGAGAAGCCGATTGACACGTGCATACTGAATGGTGCAGAGTGCGAACCCTATCTGACTTCCGACCACAGGCTCATGTTGGAGAGGACAAAAGACATTGTTGAAGGGGGCAAGTTAATACTCAAGGCTCTGGGCTGTAAGCGGGGATTCATAGGTATTGAAGCCAACAAACCTGACGCTGTCAGTGCGTTTGAGTCCATACCCAAATCCGAGAACCCGTTCGAGGTGGCCCCTCTCGAAGTCAAATACCCTCAGGGCCAGGAGCACTACATAATAGACGCTATAGTCCACAGGGAGATCCCTTCAGGAGGACTGCCTATGGACATAGGAGTCCTGGTCCAGAACGTTGGAACTGCCCTGGCCATATTCGAGGCGATCAGATTTGGGAGGCCGCTGATTCAAAGGGTGGTAACAGTCACAGGCTCCGCAATAGGAGAGCCCAAGAATGTGCTCGCTAGAATAGGAACGCCTTTCTCCACTCTTTTTGAAGCCTGCGGCGGCCTGAAGACTGTCCCACGGAAGATCATCATGGGAGGGCCCATGATGGGGATTGCTGTCTTCACGGACCAGGTTCCTGTAGTGAAAGGAACGTCGGGAATAGTGGTGCTGGATGAGAAGGACGCGAAACAGTTCGTAGAAGAGCCGTGCATCAGATGTGCCAGATGTGTAGATGCTTGCCCTATGAAGCTCCTGCCAACAACAATCGGGGACTTCGCCAGATTAGGAATGCTTGAGGACGCAGAGAGAACTGGCATTATGGACTGCAAGGAGTGCGGCACGTGCTCATATGTCTGCCCCTCCAGAAGAAACCTTGTGCACTACATGAAGAGCGGAAAAGCCAGAATCTTTGAAGAGCGAAGAAAGAAGAAGAGCGCATGA